One genomic region from Hoeflea algicola encodes:
- a CDS encoding GumC family protein — MSVGPVNQPDVDIDLGRLFKAVWERKLLVAGLTAAAAGLAFIITGMINPLYKSEARLLIETREPVYSSDQNRTGSDAAMLDERAVTSQVEILRSTDLVKQVARELDLSSREEFDSAANTSAIGNLLVLVGMKKDPLLVPADERVLKEFYKKLEVYAVPGSRVIAIEFSSEDPDIAAQVPNALIDAYLTSQSGAKLENNTDASAWLEPEITKLRQKVRESEEKIAQYRSETGLLLVNQQDTIAAKQLSDISTELSRVRAERADSEARAQSVRNALKSGQSVDAISDVLGSALVQRLRESEGSVRAQLADLSTTLLEAHPRMKGLRAQLADIERQILAEIRKVLSSLESNARVAKIREEELTAQLNELKAGSAREGEEAVELRSLEREAAAQRDLLETYLGRYREAASRTEPKALPADARVISRAVPASESHYPKKGPIIIVAAFATLLLSTVGIMLGELFSGRALRPSTPMLRDEAYQAEAEPVVAAAVPVSPNADIEAGTAALPIIANEADDFTVEAVAEQLVTDQVSVAVCVSPEGDEGSATSVMLARTIAGEGLQTLLIDLTGSACPTELMAESLRLPGLTDLMCGEIAIADSIHPDRLSSAHIIPRGNANARRAMRAIDRLPMVIDALTEAYDIVIVECGAADAAAIARIARADTGEIVLSILHADEAAVKTLLADFHEHGFEDVLLMTPGEPLSPLGNRSSAA; from the coding sequence ATGTCTGTGGGACCAGTCAATCAGCCGGATGTCGATATTGATCTGGGGCGTCTTTTCAAGGCGGTCTGGGAGCGCAAGTTGCTTGTTGCGGGGCTCACAGCCGCGGCTGCGGGATTGGCTTTCATCATCACCGGGATGATCAATCCGCTCTACAAGTCGGAAGCCCGGCTGCTGATTGAAACCCGAGAGCCTGTTTACAGCAGTGACCAGAACCGGACCGGCAGTGATGCGGCGATGCTCGACGAGCGCGCGGTCACCAGTCAGGTGGAGATCCTCAGATCGACCGACCTGGTCAAGCAGGTAGCGCGCGAGCTCGACCTTTCCTCGCGGGAAGAATTCGATTCCGCTGCCAATACCTCTGCAATCGGCAATCTGCTGGTGCTGGTCGGGATGAAGAAGGATCCGCTTCTGGTACCTGCCGATGAGCGGGTTCTCAAGGAATTCTACAAGAAGCTCGAGGTCTACGCTGTCCCCGGATCACGGGTCATTGCCATCGAGTTTTCCTCCGAAGATCCGGACATTGCCGCCCAGGTTCCCAATGCGTTGATTGATGCCTATCTCACTTCGCAATCCGGCGCCAAGCTTGAAAACAACACCGACGCCAGTGCCTGGCTGGAGCCGGAAATCACCAAGCTGCGGCAGAAAGTGCGTGAATCCGAGGAAAAGATCGCGCAATACCGGTCTGAAACGGGACTTCTGCTGGTCAACCAGCAGGACACCATCGCCGCCAAGCAACTGTCCGACATCTCCACCGAATTGAGCCGGGTTCGCGCCGAGCGCGCAGATTCCGAAGCACGCGCCCAGTCGGTTCGCAATGCCTTGAAATCCGGTCAATCTGTGGATGCCATTTCTGATGTGCTGGGTTCGGCGTTGGTCCAGCGCCTGCGCGAGAGCGAAGGCTCGGTCCGCGCACAATTGGCTGACCTTTCGACAACCCTGCTTGAAGCGCACCCGCGCATGAAGGGCTTGCGCGCGCAACTGGCTGATATCGAACGGCAGATCCTGGCTGAAATCCGCAAGGTGCTGTCGAGCCTCGAAAGCAATGCCAGGGTGGCCAAGATCCGCGAAGAGGAATTGACCGCACAGCTCAACGAACTCAAGGCCGGATCGGCGCGGGAGGGCGAGGAAGCTGTTGAATTGCGTTCGCTCGAGCGCGAAGCTGCTGCCCAGCGCGACCTGCTGGAAACCTACCTCGGTCGCTACCGGGAGGCTGCTTCGCGGACCGAGCCCAAGGCCCTGCCGGCCGACGCACGGGTGATTTCGCGCGCCGTCCCGGCTTCTGAATCTCATTACCCGAAGAAGGGACCGATTATCATTGTCGCCGCTTTTGCGACATTGCTGCTGTCGACCGTCGGCATCATGCTGGGCGAGCTGTTTTCCGGGCGAGCGCTGCGTCCGTCAACGCCCATGCTGCGCGATGAAGCCTACCAGGCCGAAGCCGAACCGGTGGTCGCGGCTGCGGTACCTGTGTCCCCGAATGCAGACATCGAAGCCGGTACTGCGGCCTTGCCGATCATCGCCAATGAGGCCGATGACTTCACCGTCGAAGCCGTTGCCGAGCAGCTTGTCACGGATCAGGTTTCCGTCGCCGTCTGCGTCTCGCCGGAAGGCGACGAAGGCTCGGCGACTTCGGTGATGCTGGCGCGCACGATTGCCGGTGAAGGCCTGCAGACCCTGCTGATTGACTTGACGGGATCTGCATGTCCGACCGAACTTATGGCCGAATCGTTACGGCTGCCGGGGCTCACCGACCTCATGTGTGGCGAGATCGCGATTGCCGATTCGATCCACCCGGACCGGTTGTCGTCTGCCCATATCATTCCGCGCGGCAACGCCAATGCGCGCCGCGCCATGCGGGCGATCGACCGCTTGCCAATGGTCATCGATGCGCTGACCGAGGCCTATGACATCGTTATTGTCGAATGCGGTGCAGCCGATGCGGCTGCCATCGCAAGGATTGCGCGCGCCGACACCGGCGAGATCGTGTTGTCGATCCTGCATGCGGATGAGGCGGCGGTGAAGACGCTGCTGGCCGACTTCCACGAACATGGCTTTGAGGATGTGTTGTTGATGACGCCGGGCGAACCGCTCAGCCCGTTGGGAAATCGCAGTTCGGCGGCCTGA
- a CDS encoding GNAT family N-acetyltransferase, with amino-acid sequence MANAHDITATPIARAAVVSRRPRLSAFVCHDVTGAGRLWQQLEANPAATFHQSRAWVEAWVGGTGTTLSIVTLELEGQPLAILPLEIVHRRGLKVARFAGTAFSNANTGLLPESLTGARADIAPGELAAALSRAGLDADIVLFDKMPPDAASQSPFSELPRVFHQNPSFQLPLLTDFNAVLAQINGKRRRKKFRVSQRRLEALGGYRHIIGEDDEQALRLLEVFLKQKPVRLAAQGLPNVFADPGVRAFMARLAMTRDQRGRPALELHGIELTGGDNKGEIIAVAGLTIKDRHVTCQFGSINDEIAPDASVGELLFYHMIERASVAGEQVFDFGVGDQLYKRSWCPVRTDLVDCHVPLTVKGRLAAPAITGMIRLKRKIKTSPMLHRFAAWLRGLVVRRQSAPVDI; translated from the coding sequence ATGGCAAATGCGCACGACATCACCGCAACACCGATCGCCAGAGCCGCGGTCGTCTCCCGGCGTCCGCGACTTTCCGCCTTTGTCTGCCATGACGTGACCGGCGCTGGCCGGCTATGGCAACAGCTTGAGGCCAACCCCGCGGCGACATTTCATCAAAGCCGCGCATGGGTGGAAGCCTGGGTCGGTGGGACCGGAACAACGCTTTCGATCGTCACACTGGAACTGGAAGGCCAACCGCTGGCTATTCTGCCGCTGGAAATTGTCCACCGCCGCGGATTGAAAGTGGCGCGGTTTGCCGGAACTGCTTTTTCCAACGCCAATACCGGTTTGCTACCCGAGAGCTTGACCGGCGCACGCGCCGATATTGCACCGGGCGAACTGGCCGCAGCGCTGTCGCGCGCCGGGCTTGACGCCGATATCGTCCTGTTTGACAAGATGCCGCCTGACGCAGCCAGCCAATCCCCTTTCAGCGAATTGCCGCGGGTATTCCATCAAAATCCAAGTTTCCAGCTTCCCTTGCTTACCGATTTCAACGCGGTACTGGCGCAAATCAATGGCAAGCGCCGGCGCAAGAAATTCCGGGTGTCGCAACGACGGCTGGAAGCCTTGGGCGGCTATCGCCACATCATCGGCGAGGATGATGAGCAAGCGCTCAGGTTGCTCGAAGTGTTTTTGAAGCAAAAGCCGGTGCGCCTGGCCGCGCAAGGCCTGCCCAACGTGTTTGCCGATCCTGGCGTTCGCGCTTTCATGGCGCGACTGGCCATGACCCGAGACCAGCGAGGCCGGCCGGCGCTGGAACTGCACGGCATCGAGCTGACCGGCGGAGACAACAAGGGCGAGATCATCGCTGTCGCCGGACTGACGATCAAGGACCGGCACGTCACCTGCCAGTTCGGATCCATCAACGACGAAATTGCCCCCGATGCCAGTGTCGGCGAATTGCTGTTCTACCACATGATCGAGCGTGCTTCGGTGGCCGGCGAGCAGGTGTTCGATTTCGGTGTCGGAGATCAGCTCTACAAGCGTTCCTGGTGTCCTGTGCGGACCGATCTGGTGGATTGCCATGTGCCGCTGACCGTCAAGGGGCGATTGGCGGCGCCGGCTATCACCGGCATGATCCGCCTGAAACGCAAGATCAAGACTTCGCCGATGTTACACCGGTTTGCTGCCTGGTTGCGTGGCCTTGTCGTCCGCCGCCAGAGCGCGCCGGTCGACATCTGA
- a CDS encoding DUF2842 domain-containing protein, with protein MPVRLKKLIGTVIIVALVVLYALIATTIASYRLAESAWYVHMLYFLFTGILWIVPAMFVIRWMERPPKHRQS; from the coding sequence ATGCCTGTTCGCCTGAAGAAACTCATAGGAACCGTCATCATTGTGGCGCTGGTGGTGCTGTACGCGCTGATCGCCACCACCATCGCCAGCTACCGGCTGGCCGAATCGGCCTGGTATGTGCACATGCTCTATTTCCTGTTCACCGGCATCCTGTGGATCGTACCGGCCATGTTCGTGATCCGCTGGATGGAACGGCCGCCCAAGCACCGGCAATCGTGA